CCGGCGGGGGGGTAGGTGCCGCCGAGGATCGGGCCGAAGTAGGTGAACGAGAACCCGGCGAAGCCGGTGCCGCTGATGAGCACGGCGAGGGCCGGGAAGAACCACCGGTCTCCGGCGGTGCGGGCGCCGGGCGCGTCGAGGGCGAGCGCCGAGGGGTCGGTCATCGGATCGTCCGGGAGGTGGGGAGGTCACTCCGACGCCGGCGCAGCGCCGGGGGGCAGGACGCTCACGGGCGCGTCCCACACGATGCGCCAGGCGCCGTCGGCCTCGAGGCGCCAGAGGACCACGTAGTTGCCCTCGTCGGCGAAGGCCGGGAACGGGGCCCCCGGGCCGGCCTCGAAGTGCATCGTGTAGGCCCCGCGCTCGACGGCGATGGAGTCCGCCACGACGACGTCCTGAGCGTCGAGATCGAACTGCCACGTCCCCCACTGGACGGCCTGCGACCAGAACGCGTGGTACGCCTCGCGGCCGACGAGGGGCGCGGCGTTGGGAGGCATCTGCCAGGTGTCGGCGGCGAAGACGGCTGCGGCCGAGTCGATCTGCCCGGCGGCGTACCAGCGCTCGAGGCGGTCGTTGGTCTGGTGGATGACGGTGCGGACGTCCGCGGGGGTCGCTGGGGCGGGGCCGGGGGAGGCCGTGTCACAGGAGGCGAGGCCGAGGCCCAGGGCGGCGGCCAGGAACCAGTGGAGAGTCGGAGCACGCATGGCGGGAAGGGGAATGGACGAGGCCCGCGAGAGAGGCGGGTATCCATCCCTGCGCAGGACCGAGCCGGTAGGGGCAATGGGGCTGGGGACGGGAGGCAGACCGTCGGGCGACGCCCCGTTTTGCCGTAGCCTTCCCGAGCCCCGCCCGCCGGTGCGCCGCACGTCGATGACGGACGCCCCCCTCCTGCCCACCCGGATTGCCGCGGTGCTCGACGGCGCCGCCGACGACACGCCTGCGGACGCA
This sequence is a window from Rubrivirga marina. Protein-coding genes within it:
- a CDS encoding YybH family protein, producing the protein MRAPTLHWFLAAALGLGLASCDTASPGPAPATPADVRTVIHQTNDRLERWYAAGQIDSAAAVFAADTWQMPPNAAPLVGREAYHAFWSQAVQWGTWQFDLDAQDVVVADSIAVERGAYTMHFEAGPGAPFPAFADEGNYVVLWRLEADGAWRIVWDAPVSVLPPGAAPASE